TACATTAGCTAATGCGATATTAGATAGGTTATTACACCATTGTAATGTTATTAATATTAATGGTAAATCTTATAGAGTTAGAGATTATTATCAAGAATAAGAACGACATTCTTATTTTGACAAAATATGACATTTTTATATTGACATTGACATTATGGAATTGATATTTGAAAATATTACTAATATCAGCAGCTAATCTAGAAAGAATAGTTTTATCATAAGCAATAAATTTTCTAAATTATTGAGGAATAGTAAAAAGAAGATGTCTATGAAGTATATTAATTAATTGATTAGTGATGGAGTTAGCCCATTTAATAGAGTAATAATAACCACAAGAATTACATAATCTAGATTTACAAGTAAGTTTCATTTTATGTTGAAAGTTACAGATATAACATCTAGATGAATTTGATTTTAGATGTCATGTTTATCACTCCTTTCTGTTAGTTTTGTTTGGTGATTAAATTATATAGAAAAGAAAGAGGTGATTCAAGGGATTTTTTAAAATCCCGAATCACCTTTTTTTATTATTTTGCGTTATGGAATATAACGTTTGATGTTGTATATGATTTAAATCCTGGGTGGTTTTTTATGAATTTAATGAAACTTTCAGCATCAGGTAAGAATGTATCTGTACCTTCAGCAACTGGATCATTAAATAATCTACCAAATGTAGCATATCCATCTTTACCACTAGCTATATAAGCATTAGTTCCAACAGTATACATTTTTTCTGGCATTACCATTTCCCAGTTTCCTGTTTTTTTGTTAAAGATTTCAGCTTTAATTACTCTCTTACCATTTGCATCAGGAGTTTCATTAGCTTCGTATCTAATTCCAGCTCCATAAGGAAATGCTCCTGTTGATTTAGTAATTGCAAAGTTTAATGCATCTTCTAATACTTGTAAAGTATCTTTTCCTGAAATTTTATATGTATATAATGTATTACCAAATGGTAAATAAGTATATGCATCATTGAATGATATTTCTCCAGAAGTAATATCTGCTCTTACTCCCCCTGAATTTTGAATTACATAATCTACATAATTTAATTCGTTTAACATTGTTTCAGCAACAAATCTAGTTGCAATTGAACCTTCAGGATTTGAACCAGGTCTACCAGGGATTCTATTTGCAGATCCTCCAGGCATGTTAGGTCCAGAAATAGAACCTATGATTTGTTTCGCTAATACATCTTTTTCAGCTTTATATTTAGCTAATATTTTAGAAGTATTCTTATCTTCTTTAGCAAATGAGATAGAAGGTATTGCTTTTAAATGAGATAAGATGTGTTCTCTTTCTTTACCTTCAAGTTCAGCCCATTTTCCTTCTTTATTTTTAGCTTGTAATTTATCTGTGTGTAATAAAACGTGAGGAATTTTTCTTGTAATAGATGCTATACCATCTTTAGTGAAATGTACTCCTAAGTCTCCAACTACACCTGAATAAGCCCATGCTTCAACTACGAATACAGGTTCTCCATTAGGATTTTTAAATTCAGTAGGATATTCATGTACGACTGGTAATTTTAATTTTCTTAAATCATCATTACCATATAGATAGTGAGAATCTCCTGTAATAATAATATCTATATCGTTAACTTTTTGAGCTATTTCGAAGTTTTTCTCAGTTCCAGCATGAGATAATAAGATGATTTTATTAACACCTTGAGATTTTAAAACGTTTGCCATAACTTGAGCTGTAGTTACTTCATCATAAAATTTAACGTCTTTACCAGGGCTAGATGAATTTACAGTTTTACTAACTGTGTCTAGACCAATTATTCCAATTTTTTCACCATTTATAACTTTAATAGCATATGGTGCCCATTTGTTAGATAAAATAGAACTTTTATCAGCTATAACGTTTGCTGATAATACAGGAATTTTTAATGGCTCTAATAATTTTAATAATCCTTCATTTCCTGCATCAAATTCATGGTTACCTAAAGTAAAGTAATCAAATTTAGCTTCATTCATTACAGCAGCATCAGCTGATCCACCAAATAAAGTGAAATATAATGTTCCTGTAATTGCATCTCCAGCATGTAAAACTAGTGGATTTTTACGAGTTTTTCTTAATTCTTTAATTTTTTGGTTAACTGCTGAAAATCCTCCAATATTTACTTTAAATTGAGTTCCATCAACTGTAATTCTTTGTTCAGTTGGTTCTAGATAAGAGTGGTGGTCATTAATGTGGATTATACTTAAATCAAGTGCTTTGTGTCCTGCAACACCAAGTGTTGATATAGCTAATAATCCTGCTAATATTTTTTTGTTCATCTATATCCTCCTAAATTATTTTTTTTATATATTCTTTAATATATACCATTAATAAATGACTTGAATATTTTTTCTCTTGTTTCTTGATCTGTAGTATCTAAAAGATATCTTTGTTTATCAAGATAAGAAAAATCATCTATTTCTACACCTTTAAATTCTTTATTTAAAATAGCGGTAGATAATGCAAGTTTTTCTTTTACTTTAGTACTTGCAGAAATTATTAACACTCTAACTTCTGTTAACGAAAATTCTTTTTTTTCAGGGTTATCTTTTTTTATTTCATTTTTTATCATTTCTAAAATATCTTTATCAGTATTTTCTAAAACAAATACTTGATCTTTACTTGCTCTTGTATAGATTCTATCTAAAAATTGTTCAGCATTACCATTAGTGTTGTTAATATACAATTTTGCATCAGAATTTGCATTAAATGCGACCATTATCTTTTGTATTTGTTCGTTGATAAGTTTTTTATCATCTGTTTTAACAGGTTCAAAATAGATATATTTAATTATTTTTGGTACTAAATTTTTTTCGCTTTTAAAAATACGAGTAAATATTTTATCTACATCATTTACCTTATTTTTAAAATCATCAGTTTTACTTTGGTCTATTTTGTACATTAAATCTTTATAATATTTCATATTATTTAATGAATTAATAGAGTGGAAGTATGTATATTTTGTACTTACAATCTCAAAATTTCCTTTATCATTTTTTGATATTTCCTTTGCATTAAAATTATTAATATTTGATAATGCAATTAAAGGTAAAAATGATAATAAAAACATTTTTTTCATTTATATCATCTCCTATAAAGATATCACTTTTAGTATACATTTAAAATGAATAAAATGCAATACAATTTTGGGCTAGTATAAAAATAAAAAAATATTTTTGTTTCTCTATTGCAAAACATTTAGAAAAAGGTTATTATATAAATAACTACATTATAAAGTAATATATCGATTAAAGCAACACAATATCTTGTGTTTTGGAAGGTAATTTATGGACAGAAAAATAACAATATACTATGATAGTTTAACAGGAAATGTTGAGAGATTTATTTGTAAAATAAAGGAAATTGAAGATTTTGATTTTGTAAAAATATCTTCTAAAACTATAGTTGAAAAAGAGGGGCATTTAGTTACTTTTACAACTGGATTTGGAGAGGTATCGAAAAGTACAGACTTTTTTTTATGTAATAATGAAAATTATAAAAAAATTAAAACTGTAACATCTAGTGGTAATATGAATTGGGGTAAAAACTTTGCAAAAGCAGGAGAGTTAATACAAGATAAATTTGGAATAAAATATATTTTTAGGTTTGAACTTTCTGGAACTTTAAATGATGTAAAAGATTATATAAGAATTATAAAGAGATATGAAGAAAAAGGAGAGATTTGATTAATGAAGTGGATTTATTTGAATAATGAGGTAATGGTAAAAGATAGTGAAGGTAAATTACAAATTGAAAAAGATAAAGAAGCAGTTTACTCATATTTTGTTGATTATATTAACAAAAATACAGTATTTTTCCATAATTTAAGAGAAAAAATAGATTATTTAATTGAAAAAGATTACTATATTAATTTCTATGAAATGTATAGTTTTGAAGATATAAGTGAAGTATTTGACTTTGTATATTCAAGAAAATTTAGATTCCAATCATATATGGCAGCATCTAAATTTTATCAAAGTTATGCATTAATGGATGATAGTGGAGAAAAAATACTTGAAAGATATGAAGATAGAATTTCAATAGTTGCTCTTTACTTAGGACAAGGAAATAAAGATAAAGCTTTAAAATATGCAAAAATGTTAATCAATCAAGAATATCAACCTGCGACACCAACTTTCTTAAATGCAGGTAAAAAAAGATCAGGACAATTAGTTTCATGTTTCTTAGATGAAATTGGAGATAATCTATCTGGTATTGGGTATGCGTTTGACTCTGCAATGAAACTATCTTCAATAGGTGGAGGAGTTGCATTTAATTTATCTAAATTAAGAGGAAGAGGAGAAGCTATAAAAGGTGTAGAAGGTAGAGCGAGTGGAGTTCTTCCAATCATAAAAATACTTGAAGATATATTCTCATATGCAAACCAATTAGGACAAAGACCAGGAGCTGGAGCAGTTTATTTAAATGTTTTCCACTCAGATATTTTAGAATTTTTAGATACAAAGAAAATAAATGTTGATGAAAAAATTAGAATTAAGTCACTTTCAATAGGAGTAATAATTCCAGATAAATTTATGGAGCTTGCAAGTGAGGATTTACCATGTTATACATTCTATCCACATACAGTTTATAGAGAATATGGACTTTATTTAGATGATTTAGATATGAATGAATGGTATGATAAACTGGTTGCTAACCCAAGAGTTAAAAAGAAAAAAATAAATGCAAGAGAATTTTTAGTTAAGATTTCACAAACACAAAAAGAAAGTGGATACCCATACTTATTCTTTAAAGACAATGCAAATAGAGAACATGCATTAAAAGAAATTGGAGATGTTAAGTTTACTAACTTATGTACTGAAATTATGCAAGTAACAGAGGTTTCAGATATTAATCATTACTTTGAAGAGGATGTAATTAGACGTGGTATATCATGTAACTTAGGTTCATTAAATATTGCAACTGTTATGGAAAATAAATCTATAGAAGAAGTAGTTAAAAATGCAATAGATTCACTAACTACAGTGTCAGATATTACTAATATTGATATAGTTCCAAGTATTAAAAAAGCTAATGAAGAATTACACTCAGTTGGTCTTGGAGCAATGAACTTACATGGATTTTTAGCTAAAAACTTAATACAATATGAATCTCGTGAAGCATTAGATTTCTGTAATGTATTCTTTATGATGATGAATTATTATTCGTTAGAAAAGAGTATGGAGATAGCTAAAGAAAGAGAAGTTACTTTTGTAGGATTTGAAAAATCAGAATATGCAAATGGAAATTATTTTGAAAAATATATAACAAAAGAATATATGCCTGTAACTGATAAAGTAAAAGCATTATTTGAAGGTATAAAAATTCCTGGAATAGAAGAATGGAAGAATTTAAAAGAGAATGTTATGAAATATGGAGTATATAATGCATATAGAATGGCTATAGCACCTAATCAATCAACTTCATATATTATGAACTCTACAGCATCTGTTATGCCAATCGTAGATAAAGTTGAGGTTAGAGAATATGGAGATTCTACAACATTCTATCCTATGCCATACTTAAATTATGATAATTTCTTCTTCTATAAGTCTGCATATGATATGGATCAAAAAAATATACTTAAATTAATATCTGTAATTCAAAGACACGTGGATCAAGGAATTTCAACAATCCTTTATACTAAGAGTACAGATACAACAAGAGATTTATCAAAATTATATATCTTAGCACATAAATTAGGATTAAAATCTTTATACTATACAAGAACAAGAAAATCTACAATTGAAGAATGTTTAAGTTGTTCAGTTTAATAAGAAGGGATGAAAATGGATAAAAAAATATATAAGGCGGTTAACTGGAATACGCTAGATAATGATTATGTAGAAGTTTTTTGGGAACAAAATTTAAAACAATTTTGGATAGATACGGAATATATTCCATCTAAGGATATAGATTCTTGGCATTCATTATCACCTGCTATGAGGGATGCATATAAAAAAGTGTTAGGTGGTTTAACATTACTTGATACTTTACAATCTCATACAGGTATGCCTAAAATTATTGATCATATAGATTCATTACAATGTAGATCTGTATTATCATATATGTGTATGATGGAAACTATTCATGCTAAATCTTATTCAACTATATTTACTACAGTTGCTTCAACAGAAGAAATAAATGATGTATTCCAATGGGTACAAAATAATCAACATTTACAATTCAAAGCAGCAAAAATAGATAAATATTATCAATGTTTAAATAATCCTGATGCTACACTTAGAGAAATATATATGGCATTAGTTGCATCTGTATTTTTAGAATCATATTTATTCTATAGTGGATTTTTCTTACCTTTATGGTTATCAGGACAAGGACAAATGGTTGCAAGTTCAGATATAATTAAAAAGATTATTGCTGATGAATCTATTCATGGTGTATTCGTTGGTAAACTTGCTCAAGAAATATATGAGGAAATGCCATTTGTTGAAAAAGAAAGTGTTAAAACAGAAATTATGGAATTATTCTATGAATTGTATGAAAATGAACTTAAATTTACAGATGAAATATATTCTGATGTAGAACTTACAGCTGAAGTTAAAGAATATATTAGATATAATGGAAATAGAGCTTTAATGAATTTAGGATTTGAAGAAGAATTTGAAATTAAAGAAGTAAATGCGATAGTTTTGAATGGTTTAAATGTTGAAACAACACAACATGATTTCTTCTCTAAAAAATCTACAAACTATGAAAAAACATTAGAAGTTGTTCACTTAAGTGATGATGACTGGGATGAAGACTTTGATACGGATTTAGATATTTAAGAGGTGGAAAATGACTAAAAAATATACTTTAATGCAGGTATTATATTGGGCAATGTTTTGTTCAGTATATGCATTTGCTAATACATTTTTAAGTTCAAGAGGTTTTAGCTCTACAGCTGTAGGTGCAATTATTGCTCTTTCATCATTTTTTTCTGTTTTAGTTCAACCACTAACGGCAAAAATTATAGAAATGTATGAAAGTGTTACAGTTAGAAATTCACTAGTATTTTCAATGGCAGTTGTAGTTGTTAATGCATTATTAATAAGTTTTATTAATGATAAATTTTTTGTTTCAGTGTTTTTTGTGCTTTTAATTACGGGATTATTGAATGCACAAACTTATATGTATACTTTTATATTTCAATATATTAATCAAGGTGAAAATGTTAATTTTGGAATTGCAAGAGGTATGGGTTCAGCTGCATTTGCAATTGCATCGTATTTTTATGGAATTATAGGTTCTAAAGTTGGATTTGAATTTATTCCAATTTGGGCAATGGCTTTATCATTACTTGTAATATTTGTAATTTTAAGCTTTAAAGAAATTAAAGAAGTATCAGTAAATAAAAAATTAGAAGTTAAAACTAATTTTATTGAATTTTACCATAAATATAAAAAATTCTGTTATGTACTTTTAGGTATGGTCTTTGTGTTCTTCACACATAATATATTAAATACATTTATGAAAAACATATTAGAAAATTTAGAAAGAGGAGCACAGGAAGTAGGAATTGGATTTATGATTGCTGCAGTTGTTGAATTACCAGCAATGTTTTATATAGTAAAACTAAATGAAAAATTTGGTTACGCAAAATTATTAAAAGTATCTGCGATAGCGTTTTTAGTAAAAATATTTATTACATATATTGCTGTACTAACTGGTAATGTAATGTTATTCTATATAGCCCAAATTACACAATTTGCAGGTTATGCAATCTATGTTCCTGTAGCAGTTTACTATACAAATGATATTATGGAAGAGAAAGACAGGGTAAAAGGACAAGCATATATGGCTGTTTCTGGAACTATAGGATCAATTATAGGAAATTTATTAGGTGGAAGAATAATTGAAGCCTATTCATTAAATACAATGCTATTTATCTCATTAATTATATCAATAATTGGTACAGTAGTAGTTATATTAAATTTAGAAGATAGAAGATAAAGGAACATGTATCGTTTGATACATGTTTTTTTAAAGGGAGATTTATGAAAATTTTTTATAAAGAAAAAGAAATTACAATGTTAGATGAAAAAACTCAAAAGGAATTAGAAAATATGATTCATAATAATTATGATAATTTATATAGTCCTACATGTATTTTTTGTAATGAAATAAAAGATGAGGATGTATTTTATGAGACAGAAAATTTTAAGTGTGTATGGAATATTTTTCCTATACAAGAAGGGCATATTTTAGTTTTAAGTAAAAAACATTTTATGAATATATTAGAATTAGACCAAGAAGTCTTGGTTGAAATGATAAATTTACAAAAAAAGCTGACATACATCTTAGAAGAAAATAAAGAAGTGTTAGGAGTAACTGTATCATATAATAATGGGAAAATAATGCATCCTGGCACACATTTTCATTTTCATGTAGTTCCAAGATACTTAGCTGATGGTTTTTGGGATAAAATAGATGTGGAAAGAGTAAAATTTGATAAATTAGAGTTTGAGAATAGGATAAAAAAATTGTAAAAAAAAGCTAGTTGTTACTAGCATCTACGTTTTGAAAATATATAATGGTGAGCCAGCAGGGGGTCGAACCCTGGACACACGGATTAAGAGTCCGTTGCTCTGCCAACTGAGCTACTGGCTCATTACATAAAGAGTATACAACACTTTTTATCAAAAATCAATAGAAAAAAAAGCTAAAATATGCTAAAATATTTAAATAATAAAAAAGCATACACTATGTGTATGTGTTGTTTTTAAGGAGTAGGAGTGAATAAAAAATTTATAAAATATAGTTTAATTACTTTAGGATTTGCTGTGTTTTCAAATTTAGTTTATCCTAAATACTATTTTTTAACTTGGAATTTATTTTTAGCCTATGTACCATTTTTTATTAGTAATATAAAGAAGAAAAATATATTTGTTGATTCAATATTATCTTTTATTGCATTAATATTTTATCCTAATGCAGTTTATTTATTTACAGATTTAATACATATTAGTAATCTTAAGTTCTATAAAAAAGGGGCTG
The Streptobacillus canis genome window above contains:
- a CDS encoding ATP-binding protein; protein product: TLANAILDRLLHHCNVININGKSYRVRDYYQE
- the nadN gene encoding NAD nucleotidase, coding for MNKKILAGLLAISTLGVAGHKALDLSIIHINDHHSYLEPTEQRITVDGTQFKVNIGGFSAVNQKIKELRKTRKNPLVLHAGDAITGTLYFTLFGGSADAAVMNEAKFDYFTLGNHEFDAGNEGLLKLLEPLKIPVLSANVIADKSSILSNKWAPYAIKVINGEKIGIIGLDTVSKTVNSSSPGKDVKFYDEVTTAQVMANVLKSQGVNKIILLSHAGTEKNFEIAQKVNDIDIIITGDSHYLYGNDDLRKLKLPVVHEYPTEFKNPNGEPVFVVEAWAYSGVVGDLGVHFTKDGIASITRKIPHVLLHTDKLQAKNKEGKWAELEGKEREHILSHLKAIPSISFAKEDKNTSKILAKYKAEKDVLAKQIIGSISGPNMPGGSANRIPGRPGSNPEGSIATRFVAETMLNELNYVDYVIQNSGGVRADITSGEISFNDAYTYLPFGNTLYTYKISGKDTLQVLEDALNFAITKSTGAFPYGAGIRYEANETPDANGKRVIKAEIFNKKTGNWEMVMPEKMYTVGTNAYIASGKDGYATFGRLFNDPVAEGTDTFLPDAESFIKFIKNHPGFKSYTTSNVIFHNAK
- the nrdI gene encoding class Ib ribonucleoside-diphosphate reductase assembly flavoprotein NrdI, which gives rise to MDRKITIYYDSLTGNVERFICKIKEIEDFDFVKISSKTIVEKEGHLVTFTTGFGEVSKSTDFFLCNNENYKKIKTVTSSGNMNWGKNFAKAGELIQDKFGIKYIFRFELSGTLNDVKDYIRIIKRYEEKGEI
- the nrdE gene encoding class 1b ribonucleoside-diphosphate reductase subunit alpha, translating into MKWIYLNNEVMVKDSEGKLQIEKDKEAVYSYFVDYINKNTVFFHNLREKIDYLIEKDYYINFYEMYSFEDISEVFDFVYSRKFRFQSYMAASKFYQSYALMDDSGEKILERYEDRISIVALYLGQGNKDKALKYAKMLINQEYQPATPTFLNAGKKRSGQLVSCFLDEIGDNLSGIGYAFDSAMKLSSIGGGVAFNLSKLRGRGEAIKGVEGRASGVLPIIKILEDIFSYANQLGQRPGAGAVYLNVFHSDILEFLDTKKINVDEKIRIKSLSIGVIIPDKFMELASEDLPCYTFYPHTVYREYGLYLDDLDMNEWYDKLVANPRVKKKKINAREFLVKISQTQKESGYPYLFFKDNANREHALKEIGDVKFTNLCTEIMQVTEVSDINHYFEEDVIRRGISCNLGSLNIATVMENKSIEEVVKNAIDSLTTVSDITNIDIVPSIKKANEELHSVGLGAMNLHGFLAKNLIQYESREALDFCNVFFMMMNYYSLEKSMEIAKEREVTFVGFEKSEYANGNYFEKYITKEYMPVTDKVKALFEGIKIPGIEEWKNLKENVMKYGVYNAYRMAIAPNQSTSYIMNSTASVMPIVDKVEVREYGDSTTFYPMPYLNYDNFFFYKSAYDMDQKNILKLISVIQRHVDQGISTILYTKSTDTTRDLSKLYILAHKLGLKSLYYTRTRKSTIEECLSCSV
- the nrdF gene encoding class 1b ribonucleoside-diphosphate reductase subunit beta, with protein sequence MDKKIYKAVNWNTLDNDYVEVFWEQNLKQFWIDTEYIPSKDIDSWHSLSPAMRDAYKKVLGGLTLLDTLQSHTGMPKIIDHIDSLQCRSVLSYMCMMETIHAKSYSTIFTTVASTEEINDVFQWVQNNQHLQFKAAKIDKYYQCLNNPDATLREIYMALVASVFLESYLFYSGFFLPLWLSGQGQMVASSDIIKKIIADESIHGVFVGKLAQEIYEEMPFVEKESVKTEIMELFYELYENELKFTDEIYSDVELTAEVKEYIRYNGNRALMNLGFEEEFEIKEVNAIVLNGLNVETTQHDFFSKKSTNYEKTLEVVHLSDDDWDEDFDTDLDI
- a CDS encoding MFS transporter, with the translated sequence MTKKYTLMQVLYWAMFCSVYAFANTFLSSRGFSSTAVGAIIALSSFFSVLVQPLTAKIIEMYESVTVRNSLVFSMAVVVVNALLISFINDKFFVSVFFVLLITGLLNAQTYMYTFIFQYINQGENVNFGIARGMGSAAFAIASYFYGIIGSKVGFEFIPIWAMALSLLVIFVILSFKEIKEVSVNKKLEVKTNFIEFYHKYKKFCYVLLGMVFVFFTHNILNTFMKNILENLERGAQEVGIGFMIAAVVELPAMFYIVKLNEKFGYAKLLKVSAIAFLVKIFITYIAVLTGNVMLFYIAQITQFAGYAIYVPVAVYYTNDIMEEKDRVKGQAYMAVSGTIGSIIGNLLGGRIIEAYSLNTMLFISLIISIIGTVVVILNLEDRR
- a CDS encoding HIT family protein → MKIFYKEKEITMLDEKTQKELENMIHNNYDNLYSPTCIFCNEIKDEDVFYETENFKCVWNIFPIQEGHILVLSKKHFMNILELDQEVLVEMINLQKKLTYILEENKEVLGVTVSYNNGKIMHPGTHFHFHVVPRYLADGFWDKIDVERVKFDKLEFENRIKKL